From the Sphingomonas aliaeris genome, one window contains:
- a CDS encoding DUF11 domain-containing protein, translated as MRRLLLSGTTAVATFGVGGAAYAQTTSAGTVISNQANATYTVNGTPASVQSNLSTFVVDRKVNVTVAADPNTNTIVNLGQSNAVMAFRVTNNTNGTQDMLLTTSQILGAGGTGTDNYDVGNVRIYVDSNTNGQWDAQDQLVTYLDEMLPDASALVFVVADVPNTTSANYASVSLNAQVAIGGATGTAGQALVATDLNLLNQNADQDIVFADADTDGLLGYDAARNGQARAYLQYEVGARTANLSITKTSAVVTDNVNLIAPKAIPGATVQYCLTIQNSSLLVPANGITLTDVIPTNTTYVPGSIRIGGLGTGGVCILGGFAANDDGSAVPLSPYGGSFNATTKTVTASIPTLLGSTSMAVSFQVTIN; from the coding sequence ATGCGGCGACTTCTGCTGTCGGGAACGACCGCGGTCGCGACGTTCGGTGTCGGCGGGGCTGCGTATGCGCAGACCACGTCCGCCGGCACGGTCATCAGCAACCAGGCGAACGCCACCTATACCGTCAACGGCACGCCGGCGAGCGTGCAATCGAACCTGTCGACCTTCGTCGTCGACCGCAAGGTCAACGTCACCGTCGCTGCCGACCCCAACACCAACACGATCGTCAATCTCGGCCAGTCCAACGCGGTGATGGCGTTCCGCGTGACGAACAATACCAACGGCACACAGGACATGCTGCTGACGACCAGCCAGATCCTCGGCGCCGGCGGCACGGGAACGGACAATTACGATGTCGGCAACGTCCGCATCTATGTCGATTCCAACACGAACGGCCAATGGGACGCGCAGGACCAGCTCGTGACGTATCTGGACGAGATGTTGCCCGACGCCTCGGCGTTGGTCTTCGTCGTCGCCGATGTACCCAACACCACGTCGGCGAACTACGCCTCGGTCTCGCTGAATGCGCAGGTCGCGATCGGCGGCGCGACGGGGACGGCGGGGCAGGCGCTCGTCGCGACCGATCTCAATCTGCTCAACCAGAATGCCGATCAGGATATCGTCTTTGCCGATGCCGATACCGACGGATTGCTCGGCTATGACGCGGCGCGCAACGGACAGGCCCGCGCCTACCTGCAATATGAAGTCGGCGCACGCACCGCCAATCTCAGCATTACGAAAACGTCGGCGGTCGTGACGGACAACGTCAATCTGATCGCGCCGAAGGCCATCCCCGGCGCGACGGTGCAATATTGCCTGACGATCCAGAATAGCAGCCTGCTCGTCCCGGCAAACGGCATCACGCTGACCGACGTGATCCCGACGAACACCACCTATGTTCCGGGATCGATCCGGATCGGCGGTCTCGGCACGGGCGGCGTCTGCATTCTTGGCGGGTTCGCCGCGAATGACGACGGGTCGGCCGTCCCGCTCAGTCCGTATGGCGGATCGTTCAACGCGACGACCAAAACGGTGACCGCGTCGATCCCGACCCTGTTGGGCAGTACGTCGATGGCGGTCAGCTTCCAGGTCACGATCAACTAA
- a CDS encoding DUF11 domain-containing protein, whose translation MRLHIIAAAAAVAAISATAAYAAGPLSLVSEVKTEKRVAAADGTTRIALVKADKIVPGDRVVFVLTYRNTGTQPIANLVLANPVPANIAYRAANPGSAAPELSVDGKTFGPLSGLRVATAAGTSRAAVPDDVTTVRWRLASPVAAGAQGQLAFQAVIK comes from the coding sequence ATGCGCCTGCATATCATCGCCGCCGCCGCCGCCGTCGCGGCCATCTCCGCCACCGCGGCCTATGCCGCCGGCCCGCTGTCGCTGGTCAGCGAAGTCAAGACGGAGAAGCGTGTCGCTGCCGCCGACGGCACGACGCGCATCGCATTGGTCAAGGCGGACAAGATCGTCCCCGGCGACCGCGTCGTCTTCGTCCTCACTTATCGCAACACCGGCACGCAGCCGATCGCGAACCTCGTCCTCGCGAATCCGGTGCCGGCGAACATCGCCTATCGCGCCGCCAATCCCGGTTCCGCCGCACCTGAGCTTTCGGTCGACGGCAAGACTTTCGGCCCGCTGTCCGGCCTCCGCGTGGCGACTGCCGCCGGGACTTCGCGCGCGGCGGTGCCTGACGATGTCACCACCGTCCGGTGGCGCCTCGCAAGTCCGGTGGCGGCCGGCGCGCAAGGCCAACTCGCATTCCAGGCCGTCATCAAATGA
- a CDS encoding helix-turn-helix domain-containing protein: METVEDLIRDFSAKLGSIAGEFGVRADQIISSSRPAPGIAPSDGPPDLVARARGIIASRKARRKYFPSDLFHEPAWEMLMALFIIYEGEHTMNVKQLVSCSDAPATTSQRWIDHLHKSGLIDRVTDTIDRRRIDISLSERGHAAMVNYLKDVTIG, from the coding sequence ATGGAAACGGTCGAGGACCTCATACGGGATTTCAGCGCGAAGCTCGGCAGCATCGCCGGGGAATTCGGCGTACGCGCCGATCAGATCATCTCGTCGAGCCGCCCGGCGCCCGGTATTGCCCCGTCGGACGGTCCGCCCGACCTCGTCGCGCGGGCGCGAGGGATCATTGCGTCGCGCAAGGCACGGCGTAAATACTTCCCGTCCGACCTGTTCCACGAACCCGCCTGGGAAATGCTGATGGCATTGTTCATCATCTACGAAGGCGAGCACACGATGAATGTGAAGCAGCTCGTGTCGTGTAGCGATGCCCCCGCGACCACCTCGCAGCGCTGGATCGACCATCTCCACAAGTCCGGCCTGATCGACCGCGTCACCGACACGATCGATCGCCGCCGTATCGACATCTCGCTTAGCGAGCGGGGGCATGCCGCGATGGTCAACTATTTAAAGGACGTCACGATCGGTTGA
- a CDS encoding DUF11 domain-containing protein, with translation MPSNTVSLDVTRTKRPTSLSFHLTPMKYEMTGMACKGSPIPTFTPAPIDAADYAAAPLVETIDIHTDLILALDSEGSNRDPLTRENAVIDVDAGPIHTTLTLVETGPDTGVFAGGVPASMTGKYPDLVPCDVRTKRGVTIKLSFIEDGFSFGSSASLLIDPAGFTFDSRTGALVDGTRVTLVDTAGNPAQVYGDDGVSRYPSTVISGETVTDSSGRIYPGRPGRFRFPLAAPGTYSLRIEPPGDYTAPSVQDPAVIAALRDPTGQPFIINPTSFGGWLTLAEPDPFYVDIPLDRPTSAALLLTKAASVREASPGDFVQYRLQITNRDTLAARELHVSDVLPAGLRYERGSTRGGAEPRVATDGRTLDFTIPSIAAGGTAELRYVVSIAPGAPQGEALNRARVLGANAQSNEAMASVRLRSLLFTDAMTIIGRVSEGNCGDPDSHRKGIAGIRLLMEDGTFVVTDRDGLYHIEGVRPGRHVVQLDTASIPASHEAVACDVDTRQAGSAISRFVEADGGLLKRVDFQLRPTGKSVSSLADLPVTQIDDATAAGNRDWLTGQTPGIAMLFPTETYNPRAPVTRVVVKHLPGQNVALTINGVRGDALAFDGTDVNDSTGVAVSRWSGLPLRSGTNQLVARILSADGREVQTIARTVGVSGTAANAVYDAAQSRLVADGLTRPLIAVRVTDRDGRPVHAGTVVPFTVDQPYTAAVQAELEQGRQLAGRDRAATTARVVGDDGIAFLALQPTTQAGAVQIKIALTDEKITRTSEIRAWLSGAQKDWMVVGFGSGTIGYDTLRKHSSGLPVAERGKVVTDGQLSFYAKGRVKGSWLLTIAYDSDRKYDPTRGLLGTIDPDRYYTVYGDGSQQGYDAATRRKLYLRLERREFYALFGDFETGFTDTQLTRYSRTLNGLKAAYEGTKLRATGFAATTDTLYSRDEIQGNGLSGPYRLSGRNIVPNSDKLRIEVRNRFRSELIVSSRELARHIDYDIDIVAGTIRFREPVLSRDLDLNPVFIVADYEVDGGRSGKLVAAARVAAKLAQGRVEVGVSGIRDETVGVATVAGVDLKAKLTTSTLLRAEAATGGRGGLRDGQAYTAEVEHHGPVADVLAYARQQDASFGLGQQNLVEAGTRKFGFDGKVHLSGRLNLTGSAWHQQQLEGPGTRTAGDMRLEYRRDTGTVFIGAQVAMDRGRDGKDRDSRLLTLGGSQILFGGDLTVSGQTQFAPGGDKDSVDFPIRHQLTAAYRITPGIRLIGGYEIANGQEFVVHTKQIGFDVAPWTGAKLMSTLNQQAVAENGGRTFAQYGLSQSLPVGKHWTFDATLDAASTISGRVPTGAVINPFQPVASGGSIGSVSSSTTGGFGNTGSTGSFTAATLSAAYRANRWSWNGRIEYRDAAADKRLGLTTNFLRSLGEGQTLASSIRAYRTTDAGGASGTYASADLAIALRPFDSRWSILERFELRHEGADAGFSAGNNLGVPAYGAGDQVTSRAINNLAINYRSGPEGNGHGFEATLYYGSKYVRGRFQDDIYTGYIHVTGFELRKDIGTRFDIGMQGSVQHAWDRGAVAFSGGPSIGVSPAKNVWITGGYNVAGYRDRDFEDDRYTRHGPYITMRMKFDQRTIGNTTRAIFGGRK, from the coding sequence GTGCCATCGAACACTGTTTCGCTCGACGTCACGCGCACTAAGCGTCCGACCTCGCTCAGTTTCCATCTCACGCCGATGAAGTACGAGATGACGGGCATGGCCTGCAAAGGCTCGCCCATCCCTACCTTCACGCCTGCACCGATCGATGCTGCGGACTATGCGGCGGCGCCTTTGGTCGAGACGATCGACATCCATACCGACCTGATCCTCGCCCTCGACAGCGAGGGCAGCAATCGCGATCCACTGACCCGCGAAAACGCCGTCATCGATGTCGACGCGGGGCCGATCCACACCACGCTGACCCTGGTGGAAACCGGGCCCGATACGGGCGTCTTCGCGGGCGGCGTTCCGGCCTCCATGACCGGGAAATATCCCGATCTGGTACCCTGCGATGTTCGGACGAAACGCGGCGTCACGATCAAGCTCAGCTTTATCGAAGACGGCTTCAGCTTCGGTTCCAGCGCGTCTTTGTTGATCGATCCAGCGGGCTTCACGTTCGATTCCCGCACCGGCGCGCTGGTCGACGGCACGCGCGTGACGCTGGTCGACACGGCGGGCAACCCGGCGCAGGTCTACGGCGATGACGGCGTCTCGCGCTATCCCTCCACCGTCATCAGCGGCGAAACCGTCACTGACAGCAGCGGGCGTATTTATCCCGGTCGTCCGGGTCGCTTCCGCTTCCCGCTCGCCGCGCCCGGTACCTATTCGCTGCGGATCGAGCCCCCCGGCGACTATACCGCACCCTCGGTACAGGACCCGGCCGTCATCGCCGCCTTGCGCGACCCCACGGGCCAGCCCTTCATCATCAACCCGACCAGCTTCGGCGGATGGCTGACGCTGGCGGAACCCGATCCCTTCTATGTCGATATCCCGCTCGATCGGCCGACGAGCGCCGCGCTGTTGTTGACCAAGGCGGCGTCGGTGCGCGAGGCATCGCCGGGCGACTTCGTGCAATACCGGCTGCAGATAACCAACCGGGATACTCTGGCGGCGCGCGAGCTACACGTTTCGGACGTTTTGCCCGCCGGCCTCCGCTACGAACGCGGATCGACGCGGGGCGGGGCGGAACCCAGGGTCGCGACCGATGGACGCACGCTGGATTTCACCATTCCGTCGATCGCGGCGGGCGGCACGGCAGAACTCCGTTACGTCGTCAGTATCGCGCCCGGTGCGCCGCAGGGCGAGGCGCTGAACCGCGCCCGCGTGCTCGGCGCCAATGCTCAAAGCAACGAAGCGATGGCCTCCGTGCGCCTGCGCAGCCTGCTCTTCACCGATGCGATGACTATCATCGGTCGTGTCAGCGAAGGAAATTGCGGCGATCCCGACAGCCATCGCAAAGGGATAGCCGGAATCCGCCTGTTGATGGAGGACGGCACGTTCGTCGTCACCGATCGCGACGGATTGTACCATATCGAGGGCGTACGCCCAGGCCGTCACGTCGTGCAACTCGACACTGCCAGCATCCCCGCTTCCCATGAAGCGGTCGCGTGCGATGTCGATACACGACAGGCCGGAAGCGCGATCTCGCGCTTCGTCGAAGCAGATGGCGGACTGTTGAAGCGCGTAGACTTTCAGCTCCGTCCGACCGGCAAGTCCGTATCTTCCCTGGCGGACTTGCCGGTCACCCAGATCGACGACGCCACCGCCGCGGGCAATCGCGACTGGCTCACGGGCCAGACGCCGGGCATCGCAATGCTTTTCCCGACCGAAACCTACAATCCCCGTGCGCCGGTCACCCGGGTCGTCGTCAAGCACCTGCCGGGGCAGAATGTCGCGCTGACGATCAACGGCGTCCGCGGCGATGCGCTCGCCTTCGACGGTACCGATGTGAACGACAGCACCGGTGTCGCCGTGTCGCGCTGGTCCGGCCTCCCGCTGCGATCGGGCACGAACCAGCTCGTCGCGCGCATTCTGTCCGCCGATGGGCGTGAGGTTCAGACGATTGCCCGCACCGTCGGCGTGTCCGGAACCGCCGCGAACGCGGTCTATGACGCCGCGCAAAGCCGCCTCGTCGCCGACGGCCTCACGCGCCCGCTGATCGCGGTGCGCGTCACCGACAGGGATGGGCGTCCGGTCCATGCCGGCACCGTCGTCCCCTTCACAGTCGATCAGCCCTACACCGCCGCGGTGCAGGCCGAACTCGAACAGGGCCGCCAGCTTGCCGGGCGCGATCGCGCCGCCACCACTGCGCGCGTCGTCGGCGACGATGGCATCGCGTTCCTTGCGCTGCAGCCCACGACGCAGGCCGGTGCCGTCCAGATCAAGATCGCGCTGACCGATGAGAAGATCACCCGTACCAGCGAGATCCGCGCTTGGCTGTCGGGTGCGCAGAAGGACTGGATGGTCGTCGGCTTCGGATCGGGTACGATCGGCTACGACACGCTGCGCAAGCATTCGTCCGGCCTGCCCGTCGCCGAACGCGGCAAGGTCGTCACGGACGGCCAGTTGAGCTTCTATGCCAAGGGTCGAGTCAAAGGATCGTGGTTGCTGACGATCGCCTATGACAGCGACCGGAAGTACGATCCGACGCGCGGGCTGCTCGGCACGATCGATCCCGACCGCTATTACACCGTCTATGGCGACGGCTCGCAGCAGGGCTATGACGCGGCCACCCGGCGCAAGCTGTACCTGCGTCTCGAACGCCGCGAATTCTACGCTCTTTTCGGCGACTTCGAAACCGGCTTCACCGACACGCAACTCACCCGCTACAGCCGCACGCTGAACGGCCTGAAGGCGGCATACGAAGGCACGAAACTGCGCGCGACGGGCTTCGCTGCTACCACCGACACTCTGTATTCGCGCGACGAGATCCAGGGCAACGGCCTCAGCGGTCCGTATCGCCTGTCGGGCCGCAACATCGTGCCGAACAGCGACAAGTTGCGGATCGAGGTGCGCAACCGCTTCCGTTCCGAACTGATCGTCTCCAGCCGCGAACTCGCTCGCCACATCGACTATGACATCGATATCGTCGCTGGCACGATCCGCTTCCGCGAACCCGTGCTCAGCCGCGATCTGGACCTCAACCCGGTCTTCATCGTCGCCGATTACGAAGTCGACGGCGGTCGCAGCGGCAAGCTGGTCGCCGCCGCCCGCGTCGCCGCGAAGCTTGCGCAGGGCCGCGTCGAAGTCGGCGTCAGCGGCATTCGCGACGAAACCGTCGGCGTCGCCACCGTTGCGGGCGTGGACCTGAAGGCAAAACTCACCACCAGCACGCTGCTGCGCGCCGAAGCGGCGACCGGCGGGCGCGGCGGACTGCGCGATGGCCAGGCCTATACCGCGGAGGTCGAGCATCACGGCCCGGTCGCCGACGTGCTCGCTTATGCCCGGCAACAGGATGCCAGCTTCGGTCTTGGCCAGCAGAATCTGGTTGAGGCGGGGACGCGCAAGTTCGGCTTCGACGGCAAGGTCCATCTATCCGGCCGGCTCAACCTGACCGGCTCGGCCTGGCACCAGCAGCAGCTGGAAGGGCCGGGCACGCGCACCGCCGGCGATATGCGGCTCGAATATCGCCGCGACACCGGCACCGTCTTCATCGGCGCCCAGGTGGCGATGGATCGTGGCCGCGACGGCAAGGATCGCGACTCCCGCCTGCTCACCCTCGGTGGCAGCCAGATCCTGTTCGGCGGCGACCTGACCGTGTCCGGCCAGACCCAGTTCGCGCCGGGCGGGGACAAGGACAGCGTCGACTTCCCGATCCGTCACCAGTTGACCGCGGCCTATCGCATCACGCCCGGCATCCGCCTGATCGGCGGATACGAAATCGCGAACGGCCAGGAATTCGTCGTCCATACCAAGCAGATCGGTTTCGACGTCGCGCCCTGGACCGGTGCCAAGCTGATGAGCACGCTCAACCAGCAGGCCGTGGCCGAAAATGGCGGCCGCACCTTCGCGCAATACGGCCTCAGCCAGTCGCTGCCGGTCGGCAAGCACTGGACGTTCGACGCCACGCTCGATGCCGCCTCGACGATCAGCGGGCGCGTCCCGACCGGTGCGGTGATCAATCCTTTCCAGCCGGTCGCGTCGGGCGGCTCGATCGGCTCGGTTTCGTCCTCGACCACGGGGGGCTTCGGCAATACGGGCAGCACCGGCAGCTTTACCGCCGCCACGCTCAGCGCGGCCTATCGTGCCAATCGCTGGTCGTGGAACGGGCGGATCGAATATCGCGACGCCGCCGCTGACAAGCGGCTCGGCCTCACGACCAACTTCCTGCGCTCGCTCGGCGAGGGTCAGACGCTCGCATCCTCGATCCGCGCTTATCGGACGACGGACGCGGGTGGTGCATCGGGCACCTATGCCTCGGCGGATCTCGCCATCGCGCTGCGCCCCTTCGACAGCCGCTGGTCCATCTTGGAACGCTTCGAACTGCGCCACGAAGGCGCTGATGCCGGCTTCTCCGCCGGCAACAATCTGGGTGTCCCGGCCTATGGGGCGGGCGATCAGGTCACCAGCCGCGCGATCAACAATCTCGCGATCAACTATCGCTCCGGCCCCGAGGGCAACGGGCACGGCTTCGAAGCGACCCTCTATTATGGCTCCAAATATGTGCGCGGACGGTTTCAGGACGACATTTATACCGGGTATATCCACGTCACCGGCTTCGAACTGCGCAAGGACATCGGCACCCGCTTCGACATCGGCATGCAGGGCTCGGTCCAGCACGCCTGGGATCGCGGCGCGGTGGCGTTCAGCGGCGGCCCGTCGATCGGTGTCTCGCCGGCGAAGAATGTCTGGATCACGGGCGGCTACAACGTCGCCGGCTATCGCGATCGCGACTTCGAGGATGATCGCTACACCCGGCACGGCCCGTACATCACGATGCGGATGAAATTCGACCAGCGGACCATTGGCAACACTACCCGCGCGATCTTTGGAGGACGGAAGTGA